The following is a genomic window from Staphylococcus capitis subsp. capitis.
ATTCAAATTGTTGGTGTCGATATTGTACGTGAAGAGGATGGGTTAGCTAAGAGTTCTAGAAATGTATACTTAACTCAAGAAGAACGAAAAGAAGCTATTCATTTAAATGAAAGTTTGCAAATTGCACGTGATTTATATGAAAAAGGTGAGAGACAAAGTTGTGTCATCATTCAAAGTATTACTTCTTATTTAAACAACAATACTAGTGGACACGTTGATGAAGTAGCTATCTACAGTTATCCAGAATTAGTTGAACAGAAATGGATGAGCGGACAAGTTTTTATTTCACTAGCAGTTAAATTTTCAAAAGCACGTTTGATAGATAATATGATTATTGGAGAGGGCAAATAATGATAAGAACGATGATGAATTCTAAGATTCATAGAGCGAGGGTCACGGAGTCAAACTTAAATTATGTAGGTAGTATTACGATAGATTCGAATATCTTAGATGCGGTGGATATTTTACCTAATGAAAAGGTCGCTATTGTGAATAATAATAATGGTGCCAGATTTGAAACATATGTTATTGCTGGAGAACGTGGAAGCGGTAAAATTTGTCTAAATAGTGCAGCTTCTCGTTTAGTAGAAGTGGGTGATATCGTCATTATAATGACTTATGCACAATTAAATGAAAAAGAAGTTAAAAATCATTCACCCAAAGTAGTAGTTATGAATGAGTACAATGAAATTATAGAAATGATACATGAGAAAGAGAACTCGATTGTGCTATAAAAAAGTAATACCTAAAACTTAAAGATTATTGCTGAGTTACTAATGAGTAGCTCGGCAATTTTTATATTAAAAACTAGTATAACACTAATATTATTATATAAATATAAAATTATATAGATAACAATATAAATATGGTATATAATCTAAAATATCTTAATAGTGGAGGTCCAAACATCTATGAATTGTCCTAAATGTGGCCAGAATATTCAACCAGAAGACGTCTTTTGCGGTAACTGTGGTACTAAGCTTCAATCTGTTACTACAGAAACTACTGGGATAACATCATCAGAAACTACAAATAAAGAGACATTAGATAAACGAACTAAAGAAACTAAGGAGCATGTACAATCAACACTTACGGATGTTAATCATCATCAAAATATTAATCAATCTGTAGTCAATCAAAATGATACACATCATCCTGTTAATCAAACATTTGAACAGGCACGTACAAATGAGAAAGATTTTCTTAATGAATTAAAAGAATTTTTTATTAATGCTTTTAAACGACCAGATCAAGTTATTAAAGATAATCAAACATTTAGTTTTAGAATACTGATTACTCTTATTGTTGCAGGACTACTGTTGATAAGTTTATTTACTACTATGCTTATTCCGAGTCAAGTAGGTTTATTTGAAATACAAAAAGAAGATATCTTACTTAGATTTGTTTTAAGTTTAGCTATTATCTTAGCAATTCATATTGGAATTACATATGCGGTGGTAAGATTAACAGTTATTCCTGAAATCAAGTTCAATAAATTATTATCAGATTATGTAATCATCAATACGTTTACAGTAGCTTTATTAATTTTCTCAGGAATAATTCTTGCATTAAATTCATATAAATTTGCGACACTTATTTTTATTGTTATGTATCTATTTTTTACAATATCACCCGCGTATATCCTCGGGAAATATAGTTCATTGTATGAAACTAGAATTTCAGGTGTTTACGGCGTGATTATTTTGATATTTGCTTTAGCCATCATAGCTTTAATCTTTGGGGAAAACGTGATTGAAAGTGTAGTAATGCAAGACTTAAGTAGATTGTTCGGAAGAGTGATTTAATTGAGATTTTGTAAATATTGTGGAAACCCATTGAATCCCAATCATAAAGTATGTACACGTTGTGGTAAACCTACAGGTTATTCTGAACAGTCTATGTCTAGAAATGATGTACGTCTACCTTATCCCCCAGGGCGTTATAGTGATGCTTATCAATTTAAGAAACCGAATAAACCATTAATTATTATTTCAATTTTAGTAGCAGTCATCGCCATTACTTTAATAAGTGTGTTCATATTTTTAAAGCATCAACTGTCTCCAGAACAAAGTGTGGATCAAATTTCAGATGCACTTAAGAAAGAAGACCATCGTCAACTTTCTAAATTACTCACTTCTGATGGAAAGAAGCTTAATGATAATCAAGCACATGCATATCTTCGATTTTTAAAAAATGAAGGAAAATTAAATGAACTTTCTCAAGATTTAAAAGATAGTCTGAAAAATTTGAAGACGTCTAAAGCTAAGACGCATACAATAAGTATCAATCAATTAGCAATTATTAAAATAGAGAAAAATGGTAAACGTTTTGGAGTGTTTGACCATTACACGTTTAATATTCCTAAATATTCTATAGCAATGTATTCACATGATGATGGGAAAATTAATTATGATTACAATGGTCAAACTCATACTATCAATTTAAAAAAGGATGAATCCGTTGAAGTAGGCACATTTCCACTTGGTAATAATCAACTCGATGCCAAAAAACAAGTTGGTAATCAAACATTCAAGGGTAATATA
Proteins encoded in this region:
- a CDS encoding zinc ribbon domain-containing protein — translated: MNPNHKVCTRCGKPTGYSEQSMSRNDVRLPYPPGRYSDAYQFKKPNKPLIIISILVAVIAITLISVFIFLKHQLSPEQSVDQISDALKKEDHRQLSKLLTSDGKKLNDNQAHAYLRFLKNEGKLNELSQDLKDSLKNLKTSKAKTHTISINQLAIIKIEKNGKRFGVFDHYTFNIPKYSIAMYSHDDGKINYDYNGQTHTINLKKDESVEVGTFPLGNNQLDAKKQVGNQTFKGNITILMTPARSIVKENFKEKRFMIKPNHTYKVNDIKLFINDKVDERFDENKVYGPYNSNDNIVVHLEGKIGKHTVKTNSERVGLPEGTEEYKTIELSFNSEEIYKYEDESNESDDSSGSDKDDKKKKDRDDGDKGTSEDHKSKDDEDKEDNTEKRVKADLTQTEAINIIKKYENDKFESKDYSFELQTYQSSSNNIVKVKNNKGKLIYTYKIYTPIKFIYKTDSENNYISSGVYEGI
- the panD gene encoding aspartate 1-decarboxylase, whose product is MIRTMMNSKIHRARVTESNLNYVGSITIDSNILDAVDILPNEKVAIVNNNNGARFETYVIAGERGSGKICLNSAASRLVEVGDIVIIMTYAQLNEKEVKNHSPKVVVMNEYNEIIEMIHEKENSIVL
- a CDS encoding zinc ribbon domain-containing protein, whose product is MNCPKCGQNIQPEDVFCGNCGTKLQSVTTETTGITSSETTNKETLDKRTKETKEHVQSTLTDVNHHQNINQSVVNQNDTHHPVNQTFEQARTNEKDFLNELKEFFINAFKRPDQVIKDNQTFSFRILITLIVAGLLLISLFTTMLIPSQVGLFEIQKEDILLRFVLSLAIILAIHIGITYAVVRLTVIPEIKFNKLLSDYVIINTFTVALLIFSGIILALNSYKFATLIFIVMYLFFTISPAYILGKYSSLYETRISGVYGVIILIFALAIIALIFGENVIESVVMQDLSRLFGRVI